A region from the Musa acuminata AAA Group cultivar baxijiao chromosome BXJ1-10, Cavendish_Baxijiao_AAA, whole genome shotgun sequence genome encodes:
- the LOC103969905 gene encoding probable bifunctional riboflavin biosynthesis protein RIBA 2, chloroplastic has translation MMAAPLVNPEAMAFIVKHGTGIVSVSMKAEDLERLELPLMVSNKENEEKLRTDFTVSVDAKEGTTTGASARDRAKTVLKLSSPDSKPEDFDRPGHVFPLKYREGGVLKRAGHAEASVDLAVLAGLPPVGVLCEIVDEDDGSMARLPKLREFAKKEDLKMITIADLVRYRRKRDKLVERASVARLPLKWGSVHGHCYRSLRDGIEHIAMVKGDIGDGRDILVRVHSECLTGDIFGSAKCDCGDQLALAMEMIEKAGRGVVVYLRGHEGRGIGLGNKLRAYNLQDDGRDTVEANEELGLPVDSREYDVGAQILRDLGVRSIRLMTNNPAKCDGLKDYGFSIIDRVPLLTPINEENRRYLETKRAKMGHIYGSEFNGHLTSIIQRIKETI, from the exons ATGATGGCTGCGCCTTTGGTAAATCCAGAGGCTATGGCTTTTATAGTCAAGCACGGGACAGGAATCGTCAGTGTGAGCATGAAAGCAGAAGACCTCGAAAGATTAGAGCTTCCTCTCATGGTATCAAACAAAGAAAATGAGGAGAAGCTGCGCACAGATTTCACTGTCTCAGTG GACGCCAAAGAAGGTACGACAACTGGTGCATCAGCTAGAGATAGGGCAAAGACAGTTCTGAAGCTTTCATCACCAGATTCAAAGCCTGAAGACTTCGATCGCCCTGGTCATGTTTTCCCATTGAAATACCGAGAGGGTGGTGTTCTGAAAAGAGCTGGGCATGCAGAAGCATCAGTTGATCTGGCTGTGCTGGCTGGATTACCCCCCGTCGGAGTTCTATGCGAGATCGTCGACGAAGATGATGGTTCCATGGCTCGTCTACCGAAGCTACGTGAATTCGCCAAGAAAGAGGATTTAAAGATGATCACGATCGCAGATTTGGTCCG ATACAGGAGAAAAAGAGACAAGCTGGTCGAGCGTGCTTCTGTCGCACGCTTACCTTTGAAGTGGGGCTCCGTTCATGGGCACTGCTATCGGTCACTGCGTGATGGAATAGAGCATATTGCCATGGTTAAA GGGGATATCGGGGATGGCCGAGACATCCTCGTGAGGGTGCACTCGGAGTGCCTCACCGGCGACATATTTGGATCAGCTAAATGCGACTGTGGCGATCAGCTCGCGCTGGCTATGGAAATGATCGAGAAGGCTGGCAGGGGTGTGGTGGTTTACCTTCGTGGGCACGAAGGGAGGGGTATCGGCCTCGGCAACAAGCTTCGTGCTTACAACCTGCAAGATGATGGACGGGACACTGTGGAAGCTAACGAGGAACTCGGATTGCCTGTAGATTCACGGGAATACGACGTTGGTGCGCAG ATATTAAGAGACTTAGGCGTTCGATCAATAAGACTGATGACGAACAACCCGGCCAAGTGTGATGGACTCAAAGACTACGGATTTAGCATCATCGACAGAGTTCCTCTACTTACACCAATCAACGAGGAGAATAGAAGATACTTGGAGACAAAAAGAGCAAAGATGGGACACATTTATGGATCTGAATTCAATGGTCATCTAACTAGTATCATTCAAAGGATTAAAGAAACTATATAA
- the LOC103969151 gene encoding uncharacterized protein LOC103969151 isoform X1, whose product MALKFEVLGKFNRARAARLSLPHFVCQTPLFMPVGTQGTIKGLTNNQLEEIGCQIILGNTYHLALRPGAELIDDLGGLHKFMNWKRALLTDSGGFQMVSLLHLADITEQGVTFQSPVDAKPMLLTPEESIQIQNKIGADIIMALDDVVKTTITGPRIEEAMYRTLRWIDRCIVAHKRPDEQNLFGIVQGGLDPVLRDICVRGLVDRNLPGYAIGGLSGGEDKDSFWRVVAQCTAALPEDKPRYVMGVGYPLDLVVCSALGADMYDCVYPTRTARFGTALIPEGLLKLKNQAMANDERPIDPTCLCMVCRNYTRAYLHCIVTKDPMGSQLVSYHNLSYMMRLSKDLHTSIVEGRFPDSLRVISQSGFAMRWRLLVLTCRPAVLRNNRGLAKRIMIDERLNKNKLASYAT is encoded by the exons ATGGCGCTTAAATTCGAG GTGCTAGGAAAATTCAACAGAGCCCGTGCAGCACGATTATCCCTTCCTCACTTTGTTTGCCAAACACCACTTTTTATGCCTGTTGGAACTCAAG GTACAATAAAAGGTCTGACTAATaatcagttggaggagattggctGCCAAATAATACTTGGTAATACCTATCATCTTGCTCTTCGACCTGGTGCTGAGTTAATTGATGACTTGGGTGGTCTTCATAAATTCATGAACTGGAAGAGAGCCCTGCTTACCGACTCAGGCGGCTTTCAAATG GTTTCTTTATTACATTTGGCTGACATTACTGAGCAGGGTGTGACATTTCAG TCTCCTGTTGATGCAAAGCCCATGCTTCTGACACCTGAAGAATCAATACAAATACAA AATAAGATTGGAGCTGATATCATCATGGCGCTTGATGATGTTGTGAAGACAACCATTACTGGTCCACGCATTGAAGAAGCTATGTACCGTACTCTTCGTTGGATCGATAGATGTATAGTTG CTCACAAGAGACCGGATGAACAAAACTTATTTGGAATTGTTCAAGGAGGACTAGATCCAGTTCTGAG agatatatgtgtcagagGTTTGGTGGATCGCAATTTACCAGG CTATGCTATTGGTGGTCTTTCAGGCGGTGAAGATAAAGACTCCTTTTGGCGTGTTGTTGCACAGTGTACTGCTGCATTACCAGAAGATAAACCCCGATATGTGATG GGTGTTGGATATCCACTTGATCTTGTAGTTTGCAGTGCGTTAGGTGCAGACATGTATGATTGTGTATATCCTACACGAACTGCTCGTTTTGGCACAGCTCTTATTCCTGAG GGTCTCTTGAAGTTGAAAAATCAGGCCATGGCCAATGATGAACGTCCTATTGATCCGACATGTTTGTGTATG GTTTGTAGAAATTATACACGAGCCTACTTACACTGCATTGTGACGAAAGATCCAATGGGTTCCCAGCTAGTGTCTTATCATAATTTGTCATATATGATGAGG CTAAGCAAGGACCTTCACACATCAATAGTCGAGGGGCGATTTCCAGA TTCCCTAAGGGTGATATCCCAGAGTGGGTTTGCAATGCGATGGAGGTTGCTGGTATTGACGTGTCGACCTGCTGTGCTCCGTAATAACAGAGGATTAGCTAAAAGGATTATGATAGATGAGAGGCTTAACAAAAACAAATTAGCCTCGTATGCAACTTAG
- the LOC103969151 gene encoding uncharacterized protein LOC103969151 isoform X3 — translation MALKFEVLGKFNRARAARLSLPHFVCQTPLFMPVGTQGTIKGLTNNQLEEIGCQIILGNTYHLALRPGAELIDDLGGLHKFMNWKRALLTDSGGFQMVSLLHLADITEQGVTFQSPVDAKPMLLTPEESIQIQVAHKRPDEQNLFGIVQGGLDPVLRDICVRGLVDRNLPGYAIGGLSGGEDKDSFWRVVAQCTAALPEDKPRYVMGVGYPLDLVVCSALGADMYDCVYPTRTARFGTALIPEGLLKLKNQAMANDERPIDPTCLCMVCRNYTRAYLHCIVTKDPMGSQLVSYHNLSYMMRLSKDLHTSIVEGRFPDSLRVISQSGFAMRWRLLVLTCRPAVLRNNRGLAKRIMIDERLNKNKLASYAT, via the exons ATGGCGCTTAAATTCGAG GTGCTAGGAAAATTCAACAGAGCCCGTGCAGCACGATTATCCCTTCCTCACTTTGTTTGCCAAACACCACTTTTTATGCCTGTTGGAACTCAAG GTACAATAAAAGGTCTGACTAATaatcagttggaggagattggctGCCAAATAATACTTGGTAATACCTATCATCTTGCTCTTCGACCTGGTGCTGAGTTAATTGATGACTTGGGTGGTCTTCATAAATTCATGAACTGGAAGAGAGCCCTGCTTACCGACTCAGGCGGCTTTCAAATG GTTTCTTTATTACATTTGGCTGACATTACTGAGCAGGGTGTGACATTTCAG TCTCCTGTTGATGCAAAGCCCATGCTTCTGACACCTGAAGAATCAATACAAATACAAGTAG CTCACAAGAGACCGGATGAACAAAACTTATTTGGAATTGTTCAAGGAGGACTAGATCCAGTTCTGAG agatatatgtgtcagagGTTTGGTGGATCGCAATTTACCAGG CTATGCTATTGGTGGTCTTTCAGGCGGTGAAGATAAAGACTCCTTTTGGCGTGTTGTTGCACAGTGTACTGCTGCATTACCAGAAGATAAACCCCGATATGTGATG GGTGTTGGATATCCACTTGATCTTGTAGTTTGCAGTGCGTTAGGTGCAGACATGTATGATTGTGTATATCCTACACGAACTGCTCGTTTTGGCACAGCTCTTATTCCTGAG GGTCTCTTGAAGTTGAAAAATCAGGCCATGGCCAATGATGAACGTCCTATTGATCCGACATGTTTGTGTATG GTTTGTAGAAATTATACACGAGCCTACTTACACTGCATTGTGACGAAAGATCCAATGGGTTCCCAGCTAGTGTCTTATCATAATTTGTCATATATGATGAGG CTAAGCAAGGACCTTCACACATCAATAGTCGAGGGGCGATTTCCAGA TTCCCTAAGGGTGATATCCCAGAGTGGGTTTGCAATGCGATGGAGGTTGCTGGTATTGACGTGTCGACCTGCTGTGCTCCGTAATAACAGAGGATTAGCTAAAAGGATTATGATAGATGAGAGGCTTAACAAAAACAAATTAGCCTCGTATGCAACTTAG
- the LOC103969151 gene encoding uncharacterized protein LOC103969151 isoform X2, translated as MALKFEVLGKFNRARAARLSLPHFVCQTPLFMPVGTQGTIKGLTNNQLEEIGCQIILGNTYHLALRPGAELIDDLGGLHKFMNWKRALLTDSGGFQMVSLLHLADITEQGVTFQSPVDAKPMLLTPEESIQIQNKIGADIIMALDDVVKTTITGPRIEEAMYRTLRWIDRCIVAHKRPDEQNLFGIVQGGLDPVLRDICVRGLVDRNLPGYAIGGLSGGEDKDSFWRVVAQCTAALPEDKPRYVMGVGYPLDLVVCSALGADMYDCVYPTRTARFGTALIPEGLLKLKNQAMANDERPIDPTCLCMVCRNYTRAYLHCIVTKDPMGSQLVSYHNLSYMMRLSKDLHTSIVEGRFPEFVQGFLRVQFPKGDIPEWVCNAMEVAGIDVSTCCAP; from the exons ATGGCGCTTAAATTCGAG GTGCTAGGAAAATTCAACAGAGCCCGTGCAGCACGATTATCCCTTCCTCACTTTGTTTGCCAAACACCACTTTTTATGCCTGTTGGAACTCAAG GTACAATAAAAGGTCTGACTAATaatcagttggaggagattggctGCCAAATAATACTTGGTAATACCTATCATCTTGCTCTTCGACCTGGTGCTGAGTTAATTGATGACTTGGGTGGTCTTCATAAATTCATGAACTGGAAGAGAGCCCTGCTTACCGACTCAGGCGGCTTTCAAATG GTTTCTTTATTACATTTGGCTGACATTACTGAGCAGGGTGTGACATTTCAG TCTCCTGTTGATGCAAAGCCCATGCTTCTGACACCTGAAGAATCAATACAAATACAA AATAAGATTGGAGCTGATATCATCATGGCGCTTGATGATGTTGTGAAGACAACCATTACTGGTCCACGCATTGAAGAAGCTATGTACCGTACTCTTCGTTGGATCGATAGATGTATAGTTG CTCACAAGAGACCGGATGAACAAAACTTATTTGGAATTGTTCAAGGAGGACTAGATCCAGTTCTGAG agatatatgtgtcagagGTTTGGTGGATCGCAATTTACCAGG CTATGCTATTGGTGGTCTTTCAGGCGGTGAAGATAAAGACTCCTTTTGGCGTGTTGTTGCACAGTGTACTGCTGCATTACCAGAAGATAAACCCCGATATGTGATG GGTGTTGGATATCCACTTGATCTTGTAGTTTGCAGTGCGTTAGGTGCAGACATGTATGATTGTGTATATCCTACACGAACTGCTCGTTTTGGCACAGCTCTTATTCCTGAG GGTCTCTTGAAGTTGAAAAATCAGGCCATGGCCAATGATGAACGTCCTATTGATCCGACATGTTTGTGTATG GTTTGTAGAAATTATACACGAGCCTACTTACACTGCATTGTGACGAAAGATCCAATGGGTTCCCAGCTAGTGTCTTATCATAATTTGTCATATATGATGAGG CTAAGCAAGGACCTTCACACATCAATAGTCGAGGGGCGATTTCCAGA GTTTGTACAGGGTTTTTTACGTGTGCAG TTCCCTAAGGGTGATATCCCAGAGTGGGTTTGCAATGCGATGGAGGTTGCTGGTATTGACGTGTCGACCTGCTGTGCTCCGTAA